taaacctattctttattattatttttatattaaatttattcttttattcaagtaATTATCATTTTGCAATATTGCTTTCCTGAGCAGTAAGTCTTCTGGTAAAATAGATAGTTTACCAGGTCTAGTAATAACAGCTGAACGAACACCGAATGAATGGTCCTCAGCTTTGGTGAAACgacgattatttaaaattctgttgatGATATGTTAAAATTTCTTGGCAAAATTCCGGAATTTTCCGGAGcgaattattgttaaaatgatCAATATGctgaatttaactattttttctcCAGAATTGGTCCAATGCCAGTATTTTCTTGTTGCGGTTTCAGATTTAACCTGGAGACCAGAGTTCTACAACTACCGTCGATAGATCTTTCACATATACCTTCCATTCCGAGACTTTTTAGTAAGTTTACAATTTCAATATAGAAAGTGCATCTTTTTCTTGAGAGGTTTCTTTCGCAAAGCTACTTTCAGTGACTGGGCAGCAGCGAAACATTCAATTAGAATTGAAAAGGACTTTTTCGTATcatcaaaaaaattgtaatgtgtTATCTACAGAGTTCCAAATGGTCACCAAGGCCATGAATCATTCACTTGTCATAACTTctgtaaatattactatatttgtaAGACTAGCTTCTTCACCAGGACACTTACTGAGAAAGAAagttattattatagttttatttttattgaatcaattcaacatattttgatataatggCCGCGTTTCAACTATGTAAATGAAACAGATTTTGTAGAACTTAAGATTAAAAGATACTAGGAGATAtccttcataaaaatttatttttgcatgataTTGGAATTGATTATCTTGTTTGAATTTCTATTTCCAATtttgtgtggggggggggtaatttttcttttagctttttttaatcttattaaatacTTGAATAATCTCTTACAAATCATGTGTTCGATGCAGAATAGCTAAAAATGGCTTTTTAGCCATACAAATAAACCAAAACAAATGAAAGTCAACTAAACAAGTACATAAATACAAAGCCGTTATCGACTTGACTAAATTAATATTCCATATAATTCGATGGTATTTCAGTATCAGACTACGacgaaaacaaataattatcGAAATGGCTAAAACATATCCAGCAGCTGCACAATCCAAGCTTTTGCCGTTCTTGCCATTGATTCCTTTAGTGCAGCTATTTCTTTGGTCGTATGTATCACAGCCaccttttgataattttaatactagGACTGCTCcgatttttgatttatcaaaaaaatcgacttttttcaTGCCAGTTTTCGAAACATAATCTATCGAAATCGTGATCATGAATAATAGTTCTCGATGAATCGCGATGCAATAAATCGACATTCACAATTAATTTgagttttcgatttcgttttgattatcgattagtgtttatttttgttgcactTCATTCTTATTGTCCttcataaagaatttttgttaatatttatataaatattgtcatattctaatataaatatagaagcatttgtttttgtttttttattttggaataaactgttttctgttccctaactgaatgataccattatggaaaaataattgcgcTTATCAGAATTTTGTCGACTGTCCTttgtttaatcgctaaatattcatcttcagaaataaaagcaaagagaATTCATTCAGatgaaattcacaattttattcgcagctcAAATTTTCACAAGCGTactcatataaaaaaagaaaatccgtTTTCGCCTATCGGCTCATGATAAATCGCGATACAGTAAGTCAATATTCACAACTAATTTGCTGTTTTCAGTTTCGTTTTGGTTACCTTTAgggtttatttttgttgctcttcgttctctttcattttcatacagaatttttgttaatatttttataaatattgtcgtattctaatatatataaaaatacttgttttaaacgcAAGGTTATAAAGTGTAATATGAAGATATTGCTTTGGCTTTCCTTTATTAATGgagtttaacaaaattattttataactatttttattcaaaagaaaaatgtttttattatataaattgaaacttccttttatttggagtcgttctgatcagtcagtatgttaagagatgctatttataacttataatagctataaatagaTAATGATATcccgatatatcgaaaaatatcgatatgtattGGACGATATATCACGATGATGAAGTTTCGTCATCGCCCAACCCTATTTAAAACCCAAACATACTCGAGcttcgaaaattatattttaggcaAGGACCATATGCCAAGTTTCATccgtttaatttgttttaattttgattcatcatGTCCACATACACAAATACTGACAGATAGATATGATCCAAACGTGGAACTCATCAAAATCTGGAAGTATAGattttttgctgttgttttttAAGTGCATTTAAAAGCCCTTATGCgtgtttatatattaataaaaaatgccaaaattgtagaaaattagTTCAACTTTAGaactacttttaatataaaacactGTCACAATAAATGCatgtttttcgaaatttttactttgttttgtaGAAAAGTGAAGGAAAAGTTAAAAAGCCAATATATAAAATAGGGCTTTTAATGTTATTGATTCTTTCGAATTTGAATTTCGGCTCGAGTCCACACATGAAtcaatgtttttcattcatttgtgaCATAAGCTGCATTTTGCAACCGcattcttgatttttattatgaagaattaTGTTGATGCGCTATCATCCAAatttttaatgatcttttttacttatactAACTATTAAGCCGCGTTTTCTTTCCTTGCTTTATCTCCCTTTATtgtacaagaaaaattttaaatagttgaaataattgaaacaaaaatttaacatttctgttattgcttatttatttctgtattttaaattcattcgatGGATCTTTGGAATTTTGAACGTTTTTTTatagtcaataaaaaaaagaatgtctaTCGACCCTcatatttttgcttatattttaccacaataaaaaaattaaagaaaaaaaatagatatctctaaaatgaaacaaaaaagcaGCAAAAATTGGGGATTGATCAATATAAAATGATAACtctgcgaaaaatatttttcctgtttttaagGAAATGATATTACTCCGAATtccattgataataataataataataaaaatgggcACAATTTTTTGGTGTCACATTCGTTTCCTATTAACCCTAACCATTCTTTTCGGCAcgttcttaaagaaaaaaaagcaaataaattgagttatttttgtttttatcaggCCTAGTGATGCGGTTGTCGCTCTGTCCATTCCCATTTATTATATCCGGGATACTGAAAAGGGGAGGCAGGGGCAACAACAAGCCGTGGTAAGAAGAATGAGAAGATTACCTTTCTACAGCAGTCCAATGGGATGCTGATCCCACACAGTGACGTCACACATCACGGAGGCGCATGAGCAGATCGATAAGGATCGTCTTGCCAAGGGATCCGCTGGCGGATATTTCCACGCTCctgaatacaatattttagtttttgGCCGACATTATAGTACCGTTTTTAACTCTGGTTGTGCTATATTAGGCAAAATCTACCTTGCTGTGGATCCTTTTTACCACCTGCGTCTACGACATCTAGAATCTTTTATTCTAcggtgaaaaaaaattgtgatttattataatttttgagtcgGAAAACAGACTTGTTGAACGAGTGGATGTAGTGAGTGATTAATGCAACTGGTGATACGGAAACATATCATACATCAAAAGGTCTCGAGATGTGGCGATATTTAGTTCTTCCCCCTAAGAGTGGATGATCAGTCATCCACTCGTTTGGATGGATGAATTTATGAATTGATGGTGATGAGTGGTATGATTCGTCTCAGTGATGTATTAAATGTTTGACAAGAAAGAGAAATCGGTGGAATTTTGATATCTGAAGTCGAAAGTTTTCCAATAAATGAAATGGGCCCATTTCATATCACTGCTTTAAAAATATGACCAATCATGGACGACTATCAACGGCCTGCTTCTCTTCAATTGTTTAgtgaatatttaatgataaaacgGAAGACATTACTTGAGGATTTTTGTGAAGCACAGGTAACCATATGGTTTTGATGTTTTGAAAAtgcaacattttcattatttaaaattttaatcacttgAGTCGATCAGCAATCCGAGCAGGCCTGGTCAAATGAATCTGCTTTGTCAAAGTGAtacattaaatgaatgaattattctttatgaatttttgataCCAAAAGACTAACAAATTGGTTGTATTGGTAATATAATCAGTtggtatttttgttttgaaagtgGAACATCTAAGGATTTTTATCGTGCTTATTGAGTTAagaacagtaaatagcaacaatGTTGGATCTTTTTATTCGTATGGTACtggcaattattatttttaatgtaatgataGCATTTGTGTGTTATTCTATTTGTGAAGTAATTGAAAACACATTATCTGGGATGATGGCCAATATTGGATTCACTTATACGCCAGATGAACTGTACATTTCTTAAGCCCATCACTTTGAAacgatgaaataaaattgtttgattttattttatttaaatatgcaccaaatttaattaaatctaatcaactttgaatcaaagaaattgcattaaaaattttgagctCAAACATATCTCTTCAAGTATCTCATAATACGTTGAATTTTCCTGAAGGATaatgaattcataataatttttttatttatttagaatacattATTGTACTAATAAGCTCACTTcacttattttcaagaaattcctCAAATTCTCATTTGGAACGTTGTTTTTCTGCATTTGTTGATGTCCTGCTCGTCGAGATAAAATATTCTCATCTTTTAGTGATACCATCACGACAATCTTAGGATAgttttggggaaaaaatgaattccattattttcaactagtcattttctatttgtttttacaCGGGTTTAAATTTATTTCGACAATCATTTACTTAAATGTTCTTATTGTCGAACACTTTTTTTCGATGCTCATAAGGAAGCTTTGATAAATCAATTAACGATGAACAAtcgtatttcaataaattctgaaattcacAAACATTTTACAGTCTGTTGTATCTCTGTAAAGATTGTTattatataatgattataatagTTACTGATCATCTAatgataatttcatatttgtagaAGGCACTAAAAGTTAGATTTcctgaaaatatttaagatattatccatcatttttttaTCTAGATTGACTGGTATCCCGAAATTTCAGCTACGTGCActcaatttttcaaagtatttttgaaactatCATTCGTTTACTAATTCGCTAACATATCAGAAATATCTCATTCTAGTAATGAAGTAACGCGAATGTGATAACATGCTCATTTTGTTGAATCTCGAAAACCTATTCGTGAAGTTTCCATAACAAGAAACGcactaaatatttagattttaccataaaaactttatatacagaatatttttcaatgttccTTCGAAATTCCCATctgtgaatttttcaaaaaagaaacttACTACTTGTcgcatgcatatatatacatatatatgtgacTTATGGATCCTTACAATCTCAACCATGGGAAGAAGTGCTTGCCGAATCTTTTTGAAAGCAACGTAGAAGCATCAGCTGTGCCGCAGCCTGGAGCAGAACTTAACCCAACTGAAAGGGGAAGCTTATCAGTTCTTCGAAAATGAGGACAAAAAGCTGTTAAAAGAAAGGAGCACCTCGGGCTTGTATTTGAGAACCTTTTcccgaaaaaaattttttaagctgTCTAAAGAAAAAGGCTGTTGAACTTGTACAGATCTCAGCTTAGATTAGCTCTGAACTctaacgtgaaaaaaaaaatacttattgtcGTGCGTATAGCATTTATGAACTATATTCGCACGAGTGAAGATGAGAACACTCATGTCGAAAGAAGTACTTTTAAACTTTGTGGTGAAGAACTTTCAGTGTGAATACCACACAAATCATCATGTCGAATAAGCAGGCGAACTATCTAATTGACACCTGTCATTTGCACATCCCCTGTCAGTGTAAATCGAGATGCTCTGCAAAAAGCCATAGTTCCAGCTGCCTTAGCAGCCAGTATGAAAATCAGTACTACGAAGGTGGGGACAAAGGACCTTTGTGGTTCACTAGAGAGGAGGAATTCCCGAGACTACTGACCACACCTCCTTCATCCAGGGAACCGGACACTTCTGAAGTTGCcccaaagaagaagaaaaagaaacgaaagaaaaaatcGTTCGCCATCGATGTGGTCACTGGTGCTAGTAGGGTTAGGAGTAGCAGTGACAGAAAAACTCACAGGTGTCACAGAGGGGGTGGTTGCAAACGACAAAGACTGCATTCTGAGGACAGTTCCAATAAGAGAAGTAGTGGGATGGGCAGAGATTTCGAGCATTCGAGAAGAGCCAGACTGGCCGTGGTTGTTGTGGCTTTTTCGCTGATCCTCTTGAGCTTCCTTTTAGTTGGACTGACTCTTAGAATGGCCCCCATCATTGACGAGCTTGGTGAGTGTAGTTTCATGTCTATATTTCCGAAATCAgtagtcatttctttaaaaaaaaacgattaagatttagaattacttttgatttaaaatttgatgattttaatgCCATACCTTTGTCCAATAAGATTAATGAGAGTCGGATTaatccttgaaatattttttatataatttcatgcaaaaaatataaaactctttCTAGAAAACAAGTTTAAAGAACAAATTACTCTTTTGTAAAATCATCTTGATATCCCTCATTGACCTTCTGAGTGTTCATTCACCTACCTCGTTTAGAGATTTCTCTCTAgtgttttcaataaatgtttagaaaatattatttcatgagaatagtattaatctttaatatcttttccatattttaatttggaaaaagatgaaaaatgcatataaatctaTTGATTTTCATGACATCGGTTTTCAATACAAAAAcgatgcattttttaactcaaatGAAGAGTTTATTCTGTATAATAATAGATTATTAAAGAACCGCTATATTTTATTCAGATACATAATGCAACcatattatttctcaattttattaattgaaaagtcATTAAATAGTTTGTTGGAAAGTTAtcagttttcattcaaaatatttcgtaacgtttattgtgaataaattattatttatttatttatttatcaaaaattcttataaataggTTTGTCAAATGTTCCGTAGGTATGGGATTTTTTTCCGTTGGTTTTTGCTTATCATTTCCAACTTGTTTTAACATGTGTAATTCAATATTGTTAAATGTTGTAagatttaagatttcttttaccGATATCCAACTTATTACCTTCCTTAcgattattatcataaaaatattaaatttttgctttttagggaattttattttctaaatggatcatttttcttcattttccgtatgattattattttggttttatataaaatattccaactgaaatagtgaattaattttttaaaattacgtcggtataaaattttattttttaaagatttatttttttatttaaaaaaattaaatattagcaatttagattaatatacaaattttccactttaaaatgtttttaaaagatattgcCTAAAtgcagataataaattttaatagaaaatgagcGAAATAACTCTTCTGTTATGCAAGTTTTTTAACGCTTCTAAGTTATACTTTATTTACCACTAGCCGCTTTGGCGACCAgatggttcgccaatcttaatgttcgtttaaattttaataattaaatattttacgcaattcctactttaatagattcttcatcaaaatattttaaaacttcaaattttgagagtcctATAATTCacccataatattataaaggccttcagtcataacgtaatatgtatctctctaattttctgttagctcccgtagaatttatgctttaaattaaagtggaaagaattaatctgcaattaatataataatattttttactgaaacaaagcatttttttataatatgattactgataacagagtcactgagcgtttaaactttatgggcactaaagaatatctttcttaatttatgtaatatctcaagaatttgtcaacaaaattttctcagattcatcatgaacagatcgattaattaacaatgtttaattttaaatgcatcaaacactaagaaaataaaatgaatcttttaaaataatcggtcgaaaacagatttaaaaaaactacttaaaaaacgatgtacttaaaactataagcatatacaaaaaatatataattaacataaatacaatttaattacaaaaaggcatgcaactaacctaaaaataatttaaatcaagaatcatccgttgataatattgtcaacaatcagaacacaatgcgcatgcgtaacttttcaacgccagttacggtaacgtaaatgcgtgaatttttctacgtcagttggggtaacgctatgcagattagacatttttaatttcctttattctgtgttattttaattcaaaagtacttcagaatgaatctgaaagatcgattaaataagaatgtttaattttaaatgcataaaacattaaaaaaataaacagaatcgtttgaaataaacgGCCGAAAAATggtaaccctagcctcattactgttgggaaaaaataactgaagccttaatcatttgacggtggggaaaacggaagattttttggcgggaaagttagtttttaattaataattaaaattctaattaaaaattcaaaaaaaggggccccaggtgcacatttccgacctctaaggtatacatgtactaaatttggtagctgtaggtcaaatggcctgcctgtagagcgccaacacacacacacacacacatattgagctttatataagtatagattaacgaCAGTGAAAAGTAAATACGAGAATTTGCAGAAAATTGATTAGAATTTCATTTCCTTGATATGAATTGGATcagaactgaatattttttttatgaaatgaaactaGCTCTCATGAACTGACTAGTGTGACGTAAGTATTGTGTGATATCAGAAGAGTCTATTTTGAGAAGTGAGGAGCAATAAGCATCGCAATCTTATGTGTTATATTTTCGCTTCACTTTCATACTTTTCTCCCTCTCAACAGATCTTTGAACTCGGAAGTCCGCCACTCACTCGTCAGAGCCACTCATTGTTTTCTAcggacatattaaaaaaaaaaaatttacccacccatgaattttaatttttgtagcatGATTTTCACATTCAAAACTTGTGAATTTAGCTGattatttgtgattttaattgattgtttttcttataattattttttaaagaattgaagcgaaatatttaaaaattcttttaggatGCATTTTATAGCTTGCGTATTGAAATTTAAACGCAACCAAAagattaaagatatatataatattattatatttataaattctaagtttattaatttcaaaataacattaaattatttatattgtctaATACGCTTACTTAATAAAACATTCtaaggaaaatattttggaattaaaagaatagattttaaaatgtttataattggaTATTCAGTGAAATTTCTGTAATATAGATGGTTATCTGCAActgattttatattaagaaaatttaaaactttaaaacaatattaaaatagctaaaatcacacaaaatattattttatttcttatgcttAATGTATGAAATctatttgttccaaaattttaaattgtgggGTACCATAATTTAAATCTCTCTTGATAAATTCTCCACTCATTCGCTTTTGGGTACTATGAAAAgcactttaattttttcatcaagcCATCTTACAAAAGCTCATGTGaatgatgcattattttaataagatttcattaaaacTCCAAAGCGGAAGGAATAGCAGTTTTACATTCCATGAGCTCaagaatgttaaattaaaaattcctcaCACTTCAAAGAGTCATCTCATGAATTCCGCCTCTGTGAAATGCTTACGTAGATTTTGAGCAGGATAGAAATACTTACAAGTATGAAGCTCATTCCGGGGACGAAGCAACCTCCGTTCAATTAACTGCACTGGAATCTCCCGAGTCGAATGGGCGGCGGAGAAACATTCATGAATTCAGATTGCGCACTTTGAGAGAGGgataattgtatttctttgcaATCATTGCTGTTTTCCAGAAACATCAGAGATGATGAATGATTGCATGAAGCTTTGATGCAAATCGTGATAAGATTTTTGACGTCGACATTTAAAACACTGCTTGGAGACctaaatttgtcattaatttacTTGTTAAAGCAGATTGAAAAGCAGACATCAAATTTCGCTCTAAGTCCTGAATACCCTTGGCGTTCCATCAAAGGCAGAACAACctgtcaacattttaaaaacgattCTGTTAACCGAATGGAGGGTGATTTTTATATTAACCAAGTACTCACTGGGCACGGTGTGTTTTCTGTACATCAAAGGCGTTTCTTTGACAAAAGTTCGACTTGTTAGTGTGGCACCGAAGAAGGATCTATAAATCACTTTATCAAAGCCTTTGCACTATGGCGAGAACACAGACTCAGATCtccaagaaattggatgtctcttggcgtcgaagaactcataaaaattccagcCTATTTGGAACATTTTGTCAAAACTCTTGATTTTAGTTCTCACCTAAGGTAAAAAGTTAGCgtacatttaatgtatttcatgcatttttaatgtgtcaaaattttatatgtaatgtaaaatgtagtatatttttctctttttctgtaccaatatgggtttctctagagggttctttGTTGTTTGCAAATGTCCGAAGTCATCAAATGttgtttgttccttcgtgctaggtggggttCCCCATCAGCGACCCTATCAAATTACCCGCATGACCTCTGACTAGGTCGATTTATTGCTTGCATACCCTTGACTTTATTGTACTGCAGCAAGAAACCTGCTCGGAAATAATTTTGTCTATATGTGTAATATGTATTTGACGATGGATTTTGATCCTCATTTCTGTTTATACTTTAGCATTGCTTCAGCTTA
The window above is part of the Argiope bruennichi chromosome 7, qqArgBrue1.1, whole genome shotgun sequence genome. Proteins encoded here:
- the LOC129975191 gene encoding uncharacterized protein LOC129975191 isoform X2 is translated as MSNKQANYLIDTCHLHIPCQCKSRCSAKSHSSSCLSSQYENQYYEGGDKGPLWFTREEEFPRLLTTPPSSREPDTSEVAPKKKKKKRKKKSFAIDVVTGASRVRSSSDRKTHRCHRGGGCKRQRLHSEDSSNKRSSGMGRDFEHSRRARLAVVVVAFSLILLSFLLVGLTLRMAPIIDELVRKGNEEIYRSMSAGASTSSPTTEDAVVANNTTPSSGTPG